One genomic region from Sparus aurata chromosome 15, fSpaAur1.1, whole genome shotgun sequence encodes:
- the prorsd1 gene encoding prolyl-tRNA synthetase associated domain-containing protein 1 isoform X1 translates to MSADLRTQLEKHLEALNIQTTCVDHPPVFTVEEMMPHLQDVGGAVTKNLFLKDKKKKGLWLVSARHDRQVNLNDLAKKLGVGSGNLRFADEAAMLEKLKVGQGCATALALLFDEDRSVKFVLDRDLVEGGHQMVYFHPMTNAATMGLRPDDLLRFLKETGHEPILESFE, encoded by the exons ATGTCGGCAGATCTGCGGACGCAGCTGGAGAAACATCTGGAGGCGCTGAACATCCAGACGACCTGTGTGGACCACCCGCCG GTGTTCACGGTGGAGGAGATGATGCCCCACCTGCAGGACGTGGGCGGAGCCGTCACTAAGAACCTCTTCCtgaaggacaagaagaagaaaggccTGTGGCTGGTGTCGGCCCGCCACGACCGCCAG GTGAACCTCAACGACCTCGCCAAGAAGCTCGGTGTTGGCAGCGGCAACCTGCGCTTTGCAGACGAGGCGGCCATGTTGGAGAAGCTGAAG GTGGGTCAGGGCTGTGCGACGGCTCTCGCTCTGCTCTTCGATGAGGACCGGAGTGTGAAGTTCGTTCTGGACCGGGACCTGGTGGAGGGAGGCCACCAGATGGTCTATTTCCACCCCATGACCAACGCCGCCACCATGGGGCTCCGACCAGACGACCTGCTGCGCTTCCTCAAGGAGACGGGACACGAACCCATCCTGGAGAGCTTCGAGTAG
- the prorsd1 gene encoding prolyl-tRNA synthetase associated domain-containing protein 1 isoform X2: MMPHLQDVGGAVTKNLFLKDKKKKGLWLVSARHDRQVNLNDLAKKLGVGSGNLRFADEAAMLEKLKVGQGCATALALLFDEDRSVKFVLDRDLVEGGHQMVYFHPMTNAATMGLRPDDLLRFLKETGHEPILESFE, encoded by the exons ATGATGCCCCACCTGCAGGACGTGGGCGGAGCCGTCACTAAGAACCTCTTCCtgaaggacaagaagaagaaaggccTGTGGCTGGTGTCGGCCCGCCACGACCGCCAG GTGAACCTCAACGACCTCGCCAAGAAGCTCGGTGTTGGCAGCGGCAACCTGCGCTTTGCAGACGAGGCGGCCATGTTGGAGAAGCTGAAG GTGGGTCAGGGCTGTGCGACGGCTCTCGCTCTGCTCTTCGATGAGGACCGGAGTGTGAAGTTCGTTCTGGACCGGGACCTGGTGGAGGGAGGCCACCAGATGGTCTATTTCCACCCCATGACCAACGCCGCCACCATGGGGCTCCGACCAGACGACCTGCTGCGCTTCCTCAAGGAGACGGGACACGAACCCATCCTGGAGAGCTTCGAGTAG